The Arachis ipaensis cultivar K30076 chromosome B07, Araip1.1, whole genome shotgun sequence genome includes a window with the following:
- the LOC107608190 gene encoding pantoate--beta-alanine ligase-like, which produces MASKEPLVISNKDAMRKWSRTMILTLKLLVLKSHVRMMALSINKSLLKAKSAAADGQVHCEKLRNLVVQCITKAGGQIDYAEIVDQENLEKVEFINGSPVVLCVAACLGK; this is translated from the exons ATGGCATCCAAAGAGCCACTGGTGATCTCTAACAAGGACGCGATGAGGAAATGGTCAAGGACCATGATTTTAACATTAAAATTGTTGGTTCTGAAATCACACGTGAGAATGATG GCATTATCCATAAATAAATCTTTGTTAAAAGCTAAATCAGCAGCAGCAGATGGTCAGGTGCATTGTGAGAAGTTGAGAAACTTAGTGGTCCAATGTATTACTAAGGCTGGTGGACAGATTGATTATGCTGAG ATTGTTGATCAAGAGAATTTGGAAAAAGTGGAATTTATCAATGGCAGCCCTGTTGTCTTGTGTGTTGCAGCATGTTTGGGAAAGTGA
- the LOC110265097 gene encoding uncharacterized protein LOC110265097 codes for MPNSSEVTLSEKTLQVQNTKKTLKRHRTKLVKPHRREDHRTPVPTHHSAPHRREDREADIVVNPPTLIVARRPYHRRSLCFSSSSLCLHRRLETTFRLVSVQPFILKSQLYSSVKDRTQVDRELGSLRRDKVLRIFKLNTGQDDYAIMFLDDYIKQIDQVFKRMEGKKEMEYEVFGWFKNYILDSKLETGIEHCA; via the exons atgcctaat AGCTCAGAAGTCACCCTTTCAGAGAAAACCCTCCAAGTCCAAAACACGAAGAAAACCCTCAAAAGGCACCGCACGAAGCTCGTGAAGCCTCACCGTCGTGAAGATCATCGCACCCCAGTCCCCACTCACCACTCAGCGCCACACCGTCGTGAAGATCGTGAAGCTGACATCGTCGTGAACCCTCCTACACTGATCGTCGCGCGCCGCCCATACCATCGTCGATCTCTGTGCTTCTCGTCGTCCTCTCTGTGCTTACATCGTCGATTAG AAACCACTTTCCGCTTG GTTTCGGTTCAGCCTTTTATATTAAAATCCCAGTTGTATAGCAGTGTAAAGGACAGAACGCAGGTGGACAGGGAATTGGGG TCTCTAAGGAGGGACAAAGTTCTGCGtattttcaaattaaatactGGACAAGATGATTATGCTATAATGTTTTTGGATGACTACATAAAGCAG ATAGATCAAGTTTTTAAAAGaatggaaggaaagaaagaaatggaATATGAAGTTTTTGGGTGGTTCAAAAATTATATTCTGGATTCGAAGCTGGAAACTGGCATTGAACATTGTGCGTGA